A genomic segment from Modestobacter roseus encodes:
- a CDS encoding ROK family protein, translating to MSGPDRTPPAAELPALGIDIGGTKVAGGVVAADGTILDTARRATPGKSVSATEDAIAAVVDELAERHGGPLVGVGVGAAGWFDRTGDTVLFSPHLAWRNQSLRKDLGARLQRPLWVGNDADAAAWAEYRYGAARGSDLVLMITLGTGIGGGLVIDGRLQRGAHGVAGEWGHMRVVPDGRLCACGNRGCWEQYASGNALGHTAREVAQNSPAAAAALIDRVGGDLEGITGEVVARAAADGDPLAGELLAEVGSWLGQGIADLSAVLDPEVVVIGGGVSVLGETVLGPARQRLERALPGRGFRPGPRVVAAELGAQAGLVGAADLVRRAVADGDA from the coding sequence GTGAGCGGCCCCGACCGCACGCCGCCCGCCGCTGAGCTGCCCGCGCTGGGCATCGACATCGGCGGGACCAAGGTCGCCGGTGGCGTCGTCGCCGCCGACGGCACGATCCTCGACACCGCCCGCCGGGCCACGCCGGGGAAGTCGGTGTCGGCCACCGAGGACGCGATCGCCGCGGTCGTCGACGAGCTGGCCGAGCGCCACGGCGGCCCCCTGGTCGGCGTCGGCGTCGGCGCGGCCGGCTGGTTCGACCGCACCGGCGACACCGTGCTGTTCAGCCCGCACCTGGCCTGGCGCAACCAGTCGCTGCGCAAGGACCTCGGCGCGCGGCTGCAGCGCCCGCTGTGGGTGGGCAACGACGCCGACGCCGCCGCCTGGGCCGAGTACCGCTACGGGGCGGCCCGCGGCAGTGACCTGGTGCTGATGATCACGCTGGGCACCGGCATCGGCGGCGGGCTGGTCATCGACGGCCGGCTGCAGCGCGGCGCGCACGGGGTGGCCGGCGAGTGGGGGCACATGCGGGTCGTGCCCGACGGCCGGCTCTGCGCCTGCGGCAACCGCGGCTGCTGGGAGCAGTACGCCAGCGGCAACGCCCTGGGGCACACCGCCCGGGAGGTCGCGCAGAACTCCCCGGCGGCTGCCGCGGCGCTGATCGACCGGGTGGGCGGTGACCTCGAGGGGATCACCGGTGAGGTCGTCGCGCGGGCCGCGGCCGACGGCGACCCGCTGGCCGGTGAGCTGCTCGCGGAGGTCGGGTCCTGGCTGGGGCAGGGCATCGCCGACCTCTCCGCCGTCCTCGACCCCGAGGTCGTGGTGATCGGCGGCGGGGTCAGCGTGCTCGGCGAGACGGTCCTCGGGCCCGCCCGGCAGCGGCTGGAACGGGCGCTGCCCGGGCGCGGCTTCCGGCCCGGCCCGCGGGTGGTGGCCGCCGAGCTCGGGGCGCAGGCCGGGCTGGTCGGCGCCGCCGACCTGGTGCGCCGGGCGGTCGCGGACGGCGACGCCTGA
- a CDS encoding ArsA family ATPase, with protein MQTLLVTGPGGAGSSTVAAATALRLAATGTRCLLLTDAAPRVPGLSDAVAVEVVGAQPAVQQVWSRHVEQLAGVLPMHVLPPATSVVPVPGVDRVALLAALAGHAASGRFDVVVVDAGPTPAALSLLTLPGALRWWLGQLAPTRLRVLASLRAAAASGRPNGIAGALAGAEGLEQLVDRVPLDDPARTAVHVVLRPDATAADELRSAATALGVLGQQVASVTAARLLPGGTGEWWTARAAAQTGALRELADLAGAVRQVAEAAVTPRTPAALSALDAAVPETPAVGGPRPGVPRTSRSAAGEWLLELTLPFARRGEVELTRWADDLVVTAAGVRRSFPLDPLLRRCTVSGGALDDAGTATATLAVRFTPDPAQWPAGLLPTDPHPSDDQETP; from the coding sequence GTGCAGACCCTCCTCGTCACCGGTCCCGGCGGGGCCGGCAGCTCCACCGTGGCCGCGGCCACGGCGCTCCGGCTGGCCGCCACCGGCACCCGCTGCCTGCTGCTGACCGACGCCGCGCCCCGCGTGCCGGGCCTCTCCGACGCGGTTGCCGTCGAGGTGGTCGGGGCCCAGCCGGCGGTGCAGCAGGTGTGGAGCCGGCATGTCGAGCAGCTGGCCGGCGTCCTGCCGATGCACGTGCTCCCACCGGCCACCTCGGTCGTCCCGGTGCCGGGGGTCGACCGCGTCGCGCTGCTGGCCGCGCTGGCCGGCCACGCCGCCAGCGGGCGGTTCGACGTCGTGGTCGTCGATGCGGGGCCGACGCCGGCCGCCCTGTCCCTGCTGACCCTGCCCGGCGCGTTGCGCTGGTGGCTCGGCCAGCTGGCGCCCACCCGGCTGCGGGTGCTCGCCAGCCTGCGGGCGGCGGCCGCGTCGGGGCGGCCGAACGGCATCGCGGGGGCGCTGGCCGGCGCCGAGGGGCTCGAGCAGCTGGTCGACCGGGTGCCGTTGGACGACCCGGCCCGCACCGCGGTGCACGTGGTGCTGCGGCCCGATGCCACCGCCGCCGACGAGCTGCGCTCCGCCGCCACCGCCCTGGGGGTGCTCGGGCAGCAGGTCGCGTCGGTCACGGCCGCCCGGCTGCTGCCCGGCGGCACGGGGGAGTGGTGGACCGCGCGTGCGGCGGCGCAGACCGGTGCGCTGCGCGAGCTCGCCGACCTGGCCGGGGCCGTCCGGCAGGTCGCCGAGGCCGCGGTCACCCCGCGGACCCCGGCCGCCCTGTCCGCCCTGGACGCCGCCGTGCCGGAGACGCCCGCCGTCGGCGGACCGCGGCCGGGGGTGCCGCGCACCAGCCGGTCGGCGGCGGGGGAGTGGCTGCTGGAGCTGACCCTGCCCTTCGCCCGGCGGGGCGAGGTGGAGCTCACCCGGTGGGCCGACGACCTGGTGGTCACCGCGGCGGGTGTGCGGCGGTCCTTCCCGCTGGACCCGCTGCTGCGCCGGTGCACCGTCTCCGGCGGGGCGCTCGACGACGCCGGGACCGCCACGGCCACCCTGGCGGTGCGCTTCACACCCGATCCCGCACAGTGGCCCGCCGGCCTGCTCCCCACCGATCCGCACCCCTCCGACGACCAGGAGACACCGTGA